A window of the Lactuca sativa cultivar Salinas chromosome 7, Lsat_Salinas_v11, whole genome shotgun sequence genome harbors these coding sequences:
- the LOC111881687 gene encoding probable receptor-like protein kinase At1g30570, with translation MMHLMKQFEYLKIQLKAIKLATNNFANENCIGRGGFGKVYKGELVHYKGQEIVAIKRLDPVFGQGNPEFWREIIMLSLYKHDNIVSLLGFCDESEEKILVYEYASKRSLDLYLNNHDLIWIHRLNICIGAARGLAYLHNPFGTQQRVLHRDIKSSNILLDENWNAKISDLGLSKFGPANQDYTFLVTNGVGTIGYCDPLYMETGLLTKESDVYSFGVVLFEVLCGRLCIGNKNGIHRPSLTGLVRQYYSQNKIKEIIFDKIKDEINPKSLEAFTTIAYRCLSRDLEERPLMTDIVSILESAREYQLELNSFDLKNNPIQSSSYEQGETTQEKSSDMLVLMLCSIGVWEGFYPLRNKWIRLPTIPCEESFNYSEQESVAVGSELLVFGREVFEFVTWKYSFIRRHWLKCDGMNHPRSLFGSGTLGSIAIVAGGCDKNGNILKSAELYDSSTGRWEILPDMHSPRRLCSSFFMDKKFYVIGGMTSSTDSLTCGEEFDLNTKHWRKIDGMYPIIVNKVTQAPPLVAVVSNELYALDYLSSMVKKYDKNKNSWDVLGRLPVKASSMEGWGLVFKACGDGLLVVYGQRTLGNESLVLNSCSPKSRVEDGILDWNVLGVKEQKSPFIYDCVVMDC, from the exons ATGATGCATCTCATGAAACAATTTGAATATCTCAAGATACAACTGAAAGCTATAAAGTTGGCAACCAACAATTTCGCTAATGAAAACTGCATTGGTAGGGGTGGTTTTGGAAAAGTATACAAAGGAGAGCTTGTTCATTACAAGGGGCAAGAAATTGTTGCCATAAAACGATTAGATCCTGTATTTGGGCAAGGAAACCCTGAGTTCTGGAGGGAGATTATTATGCTTTCTCTTTACAAGCATGACAATATTGTTTCTCTATTAGGATTTTGTGACGAAAGTGAGGAGAAGATCCTTGTGTACGAGTATGCATCCAAGAGAAGTCTTGACTTGTATCTCAACAACCATGATCTAATTTGGATTCATCGACTTAATATCTGCATAGGGGCGGCTCGTGGGCTGGCGTACCTTCATAATCCCTTTGGAACCCAACAAAGAGTATTACATCGTGATATTAAGAGTTCTAACATCCTCCTAGATGAAAATTGGAATGCCAAAATCTCAGATTTGGGTTTGTCCAAATTTGGTCCCGCGAACCAAGATTACACATTTCTCGTCACCAATGGCGTAGGCACGATCGGGTATTGTGATCCATTATATATGGAAACAGGGTTATTAACAAAGGAGTCCGATGTTTATTCCTTCGGTGTAGTGTTGTTTGAAGTGTTGTGTGGGAGGTTGTGTATCGGCAACAAGAATGGTATTCATCGGCCTTCTTTAACAGGTTTGGTGCGTCAATACTATTCACAAAACAAAATAAAGGAAATTATTTTCGATAAAATAAAGGATGAAATAAATCCTAAATCTTTGGAAGCGTTCACCACCATAGCTTATCGGTGTTTGAGTAGAGACTTGGAAGAACGTCCATTAATGACCGACATCGTAAGCATACTAGAAAGTGCGCGTGAATATCAA TTGGAGCTTAATTCATTCGATTTAAAAAATAACCCAATCCAGTCAAGTAGCTATGAGCAAGGAGAGACAACCCAGGAGAAAAGCAGTGACATGCTTGTATTGATGTTGTGTTCTATAGGGGTTTGGGAGGGGTTTTACCCCTTGAGAAACAAGTGGATAAGGTTACCTACAATTCCTTGTGAAGAAAGTTTCAATTATTCAGAGCAAGAATCTGTGGCCGTGGGTAGTGAATTGCTGGTTTTTGGGCGTGAGGTGTTTGAGTTTGTGACATGGAAGTACAGTTTTATTAGACGACACTGGTTGAAATGCGATGGGATGAATCATCCTCGTTCTTTATTTGGTTCTGGAACTCTTGGATCAATTGCTATTGTTGCAGGAGGGTGTGACAAAAATGGAAATATTCTGAAATCAGCTGAGTTATATGATTCATCAACTGGTAGATGGGAAATTTTGCCGGATATGCACTCTCCACGTAGATTATGCTCTAGTTTTTTCATGGATAAAAAGTTTTATGTGATAGGAGGGATGACAAGTAGCACTGATTCGTTAACTTGTGGTGAGGAATTTGATCTTAATACGAAACACTGGAGGAAAATTGATGGGATGTACCCTATTATTGTAAACAAGGTTACCCAGGCACCTCCTCTTGTTGCAGTTGTTAGTAACGAGCTATATGCACTTGACTATCTGAGTAGCATGGTTAAGAAATATGACAAAAACAAGAACTCATGGGACGTTTTGGGCAGACTTCCAGTTAAGGCCAGTTCGATGGAGGGTTGGGGTTTAGTCTTTAAGGCTTGTGGAGATGGGCTTCTCGTTGTGTATGGACAAAGAACTCTTGGGAATGAATCCCTTGTTTTAAATTCTTGTAGTCCAAAATCTAGGGTTGAAGATGGTATCTTGGATTGGAATGTTCTTGGTGTTAAGGAGCAAAAATCACCATTTATTTACGACTGTGTTGTGATGGATTGCTGA